A single genomic interval of Nostoc commune NIES-4072 harbors:
- a CDS encoding RpoD/SigA family RNA polymerase sigma factor — MYQTKQQSLKETMNIVELGEMEILENTADIEEPLLDILEAVADEEPSIVVENLESDERDGDDMAAARPSGYNKTEHDDAVGAFFKEMARYPLLKADEEVELARRVRFLEEVRELQAALELKLGQEPSKVEVASELEMTEKQLENRLYQGRVAKRKMIRSNLRLVVSIAKRYLNRGVPFLDLIQEGAMGLNRATEKFDPDKGYKFSTYAYWWIRQAITRAIANDARTIRLPIHIVEKLNKLKKAQRELKQKLCRNPTEGEMAETLEISVQQLRQLQQLRRQALSLNHRVGKEEDTELMDLLEDEDNLSPEAKMNENMMRQEIWEVLGDVLTPREKDVISLRYGLTTSEPCTLEEVGNMFNLSRERVRQIQSKAMRKLRRPHIAKRLKGWLI, encoded by the coding sequence ATGTACCAAACAAAGCAACAATCCCTAAAGGAAACTATGAATATTGTTGAATTAGGAGAAATGGAAATACTGGAGAATACTGCTGATATTGAAGAACCATTACTCGATATTTTAGAAGCAGTGGCAGATGAAGAGCCTTCAATTGTAGTAGAAAATCTGGAATCAGACGAACGCGACGGGGATGATATGGCTGCCGCCCGTCCTTCGGGATACAATAAAACCGAGCATGATGATGCCGTCGGCGCGTTTTTTAAAGAGATGGCGCGTTATCCGCTTCTAAAAGCTGATGAAGAGGTAGAGTTAGCACGGCGAGTTAGGTTTTTAGAAGAAGTTAGAGAATTACAAGCAGCCTTAGAATTAAAACTGGGACAGGAACCTAGCAAGGTAGAGGTGGCTTCCGAGCTAGAAATGACGGAAAAGCAATTAGAAAATCGCTTGTATCAAGGTAGAGTAGCGAAACGCAAAATGATTCGCTCGAATCTGAGATTGGTAGTTTCTATTGCTAAACGATACCTGAATCGGGGAGTGCCTTTCCTGGATTTAATTCAAGAAGGAGCAATGGGTTTAAATCGCGCTACAGAAAAGTTTGATCCAGATAAAGGCTATAAGTTTTCTACTTACGCCTATTGGTGGATTAGACAAGCGATTACTAGAGCTATAGCTAACGATGCGCGGACAATCCGGCTACCTATTCATATTGTTGAAAAGCTTAACAAGCTGAAAAAAGCACAACGAGAACTCAAGCAAAAGCTTTGTCGCAATCCTACTGAAGGAGAAATGGCAGAAACTTTAGAAATTAGTGTGCAACAACTACGCCAGCTACAACAGCTACGCCGTCAAGCACTTTCGCTCAACCACCGTGTTGGTAAAGAAGAAGACACGGAATTGATGGATTTGCTAGAAGATGAAGATAACCTGTCTCCAGAAGCAAAAATGAATGAAAACATGATGCGTCAGGAGATTTGGGAAGTCTTGGGTGATGTGTTAACGCCACGGGAAAAAGATGTAATTTCTCTGCGATATGGTTTGACAACCAGCGAACCCTGTACTTTAGAAGAAGTTGGCAACATGTTCAATCTTTCTCGTGAGCGAGTGCGACAAATTCAAAGCAAAGCCATGCGAAAATTGCGCCGTCCCCACATAGCCAAACGTTTAAAAGGTTGGTTGATTTAA
- a CDS encoding GNAT family N-acetyltransferase codes for MTLHSNLIVRFAEPTDYSVLFKLIQGLAEYEKLSHAVTGNALELKEHLFGAHKYIEAILAESAGQAVGFALFFHNYSTFLTKPGIYLEDLFVLPEYRRQGIGKALLTKLAQIAVERDCGRLEWSVLDWNESAQEFYRSMGASILDDWRICRVTGDALTQLGAVQIIHN; via the coding sequence ATGACTTTGCATAGCAATTTAATTGTGCGTTTTGCTGAACCAACTGATTACAGCGTACTGTTTAAATTAATTCAGGGGCTGGCTGAGTATGAAAAATTATCTCATGCTGTCACTGGCAATGCTCTGGAACTTAAAGAGCATTTATTTGGAGCGCACAAATATATAGAAGCGATTTTAGCAGAATCTGCGGGCCAAGCTGTTGGTTTTGCTCTATTTTTTCATAATTATTCAACATTTCTGACTAAGCCAGGAATTTATCTGGAAGACTTATTTGTTTTACCAGAATATCGTAGGCAAGGTATTGGTAAGGCTCTCTTAACTAAATTAGCTCAGATAGCTGTAGAACGTGATTGTGGGCGCTTAGAGTGGAGTGTGCTGGATTGGAACGAATCAGCCCAAGAATTCTATCGTAGTATGGGAGCATCTATATTAGATGATTGGCGAATTTGTCGTGTTACAGGAGACGCGCTTACTCAGTTAGGGGCTGTTCAAATAATTCACAATTGA
- the petJ gene encoding cytochrome c6 PetJ: protein MKKIITVMLLGIAIFTFAFSSPALAADAVSGAKVFSANCASCHAGGKNLVQAPKNLKKEALEKYGMYSAEAIIAQVTKGKNAMPAFGSRLKANQIEDVTAYVLSQADKDWK from the coding sequence ATGAAGAAAATTATTACAGTGATGCTGTTAGGCATAGCAATCTTCACCTTTGCCTTCAGTAGTCCAGCTTTGGCAGCAGATGCTGTTAGTGGAGCTAAAGTATTTAGTGCTAATTGTGCCTCTTGTCATGCGGGAGGTAAAAATCTGGTTCAAGCTCCGAAGAACCTGAAGAAGGAAGCTTTAGAAAAGTATGGTATGTACTCAGCAGAAGCGATTATCGCCCAAGTTACAAAAGGTAAAAATGCTATGCCTGCTTTCGGTAGTCGTTTAAAAGCTAACCAGATTGAAGATGTAACAGCTTATGTGCTTTCACAAGCAGATAAGGACTGGAAGTAG
- a CDS encoding tetratricopeptide repeat protein: protein MSYLWRLFLSVVIAFPLNFLTLPAHSAPVLITPITAGDLLKLGVDKMRRGNYQEAIENFNQAIDVEKDFAVAYSDRCLAYLQLQDYHQAVTDCTQAINFAPDNFEAYLNRGVAHYRQGDYPGAIVDLNRAVALKPSDFRAYYNRGLARAGDGKDSEAILDFNLALTQIPRISNLILADIYNDRGLAHFALQDTQAAMLDFNLAIHLNANDYRAYFNRACACGRNGDNFGAVRDFSQVIRLNPSNAQAYVNRGVANYRLGYHLGALSDLQKASKYFENQGKKVAYEKTLDLLKSLRQQISSVTEIALF from the coding sequence ATGAGTTATTTGTGGCGATTATTTCTCAGTGTAGTTATTGCTTTCCCGCTTAATTTTCTGACTTTACCTGCACATTCAGCACCTGTTTTAATTACCCCAATTACAGCAGGTGATTTATTAAAATTGGGTGTAGATAAGATGCGGCGGGGTAATTACCAGGAAGCAATAGAGAATTTTAACCAGGCAATTGACGTTGAGAAAGATTTTGCTGTAGCTTATAGCGATCGCTGTCTGGCTTATCTCCAATTACAAGATTACCATCAAGCTGTTACAGATTGTACTCAAGCCATAAATTTTGCACCCGATAACTTTGAGGCTTATCTAAACCGGGGAGTAGCACATTACAGACAAGGGGATTATCCAGGTGCTATTGTCGATCTTAATCGAGCCGTTGCACTTAAACCATCCGATTTTCGAGCTTACTACAACCGAGGGCTAGCCCGTGCTGGGGATGGGAAAGACTCGGAAGCAATTCTTGACTTTAATTTGGCTTTAACTCAAATTCCCCGAATCAGCAACTTAATACTTGCAGATATCTATAATGACAGAGGTTTAGCGCATTTTGCCTTGCAAGATACCCAAGCAGCTATGCTCGACTTTAATCTAGCAATTCATCTCAATGCTAACGATTATAGAGCGTACTTTAACCGGGCTTGTGCTTGCGGACGAAATGGAGATAACTTTGGTGCAGTGCGTGATTTTTCTCAAGTCATCAGACTTAACCCCAGTAATGCCCAAGCTTATGTTAATCGAGGAGTAGCTAACTATCGCTTAGGATATCATTTAGGAGCATTGTCTGATTTACAAAAAGCATCTAAGTACTTTGAAAACCAAGGGAAAAAAGTTGCTTACGAAAAAACTCTAGATTTACTGAAGAGTTTGCGACAACAAATTTCGTCTGTAACGGAAATCGCTCTTTTCTAA
- a CDS encoding TonB-dependent receptor plug domain-containing protein: MKKDFLLLTVALPSLLIASPGFAAESEINQRNTDTEVILNIPSLSEIELPVTNAELLTQQSAPNEVNPETEQIPSDDADISIEVIAEPDNLPQSTPTYVIDKEEIQKQGATSLADILKRMPGFAINDVGHGADIHTGTYYRGASINQSVFLINGRPINNNVNTYHGGTDLNSIPVEAIERVELYSGTASALYGSSAFGGVVNIITKEGYGKPKLSASAEFGSLSLNNQQVTYGGSSNNVKYNFSFERFFTDNRYRVPVGAANRDEQGFLFNADTATSTYFGSIGVDLDKKNSLNLDVTALSSRRGLIYFGFPLQRDRLDHDGLNVGLSWKTRLGNGESSNLTTSIGYNQDYFSTYGPTGASFYRRGSLDTQQLTARVDHEWKITSNNKLRWGLDLKNTDLIGDVLSTDPNRIAENEKEDRSLFNTALFAVNTWNISDNFLIDLGLRQTFDSQFGNYLNPSVGLRYAVTPIVAVRGSWAGAQRNPGLDQLYVYDTVHGWRPNPDLSPETGSTWSAGVDVNFSQNLIGQFTYFGSSIGDRLGVIAGRWENIGLVDTNGLEAALQLRIASGWSTFLNYTYTDAQIKTGTERGLQLGLIPYSVLQTGVGYDNAGWQANLYVTYNSGARRSIFANSTDKPTDFAPSFVNLDLTGRIPLTTNLGLTVYLENLLGEQYERVNRIYSPGFTFRVGLSANF; the protein is encoded by the coding sequence GTGAAAAAGGATTTTTTGTTGCTAACAGTTGCTTTACCGAGTTTACTGATAGCGTCTCCTGGCTTTGCTGCTGAAAGTGAAATTAACCAGAGAAATACTGATACCGAAGTTATTTTAAATATTCCAAGTTTGAGTGAAATTGAGCTACCCGTTACTAATGCCGAATTATTAACTCAACAATCTGCACCGAATGAAGTTAATCCAGAAACAGAGCAAATTCCGAGCGATGATGCAGACATTTCTATAGAAGTAATTGCAGAACCAGATAACCTACCTCAATCTACTCCAACTTACGTAATTGATAAAGAAGAAATTCAAAAGCAGGGCGCTACAAGTTTAGCCGATATTTTAAAAAGAATGCCTGGTTTTGCGATCAATGATGTAGGTCATGGTGCAGATATTCACACAGGTACATACTACCGGGGAGCTTCAATTAATCAGTCTGTATTTTTGATTAATGGCAGACCAATTAACAATAATGTCAACACTTATCATGGTGGAACTGACTTAAATAGCATTCCTGTAGAGGCTATTGAACGAGTGGAATTATATAGCGGCACAGCCTCCGCTTTATATGGTTCTTCAGCCTTTGGAGGAGTTGTGAATATTATCACCAAGGAAGGTTATGGCAAACCTAAATTGAGCGCTAGTGCAGAATTCGGCTCATTAAGTTTAAATAATCAACAAGTAACTTATGGTGGTTCATCTAATAATGTCAAATATAACTTTAGCTTTGAAAGATTTTTTACAGATAACCGTTACCGCGTCCCTGTAGGTGCTGCTAATCGTGATGAACAAGGATTTTTATTCAATGCAGACACAGCTACAAGTACCTACTTTGGTAGCATTGGAGTAGATTTAGATAAGAAAAATTCTTTGAATTTAGATGTTACTGCACTCAGCAGTCGTCGCGGTTTAATTTATTTTGGGTTCCCTCTCCAAAGAGATAGATTAGACCACGATGGTTTAAATGTCGGCTTATCTTGGAAAACTCGACTAGGTAATGGGGAAAGCTCTAATCTTACAACTTCAATTGGTTATAACCAAGATTATTTTAGCACTTATGGCCCTACAGGAGCATCATTTTATCGTAGAGGGTCTTTAGATACACAACAACTCACAGCCAGAGTCGATCATGAGTGGAAAATTACTTCCAATAATAAGTTGCGTTGGGGATTAGATTTGAAAAATACCGATTTAATCGGTGATGTTTTGAGTACAGATCCTAATAGGATTGCCGAAAACGAAAAGGAAGATCGGAGTTTGTTCAATACAGCTTTATTTGCTGTCAATACTTGGAATATTAGCGATAATTTTCTGATAGATTTAGGGCTAAGGCAAACCTTTGATAGCCAATTTGGAAATTACCTCAATCCTAGTGTTGGGTTACGTTATGCTGTCACACCAATAGTAGCAGTGCGTGGAAGTTGGGCAGGGGCACAACGCAATCCTGGGTTAGATCAGTTGTATGTTTATGATACGGTTCATGGTTGGAGACCTAATCCTGATTTAAGCCCGGAAACTGGCTCTACTTGGAGTGCAGGAGTAGATGTAAATTTTTCTCAAAATCTAATTGGACAGTTTACTTACTTTGGTAGTAGTATAGGCGATCGCTTAGGAGTCATCGCCGGAAGATGGGAAAACATTGGATTAGTAGATACCAATGGTTTAGAAGCTGCTTTGCAATTAAGAATTGCTTCAGGCTGGTCAACTTTCCTCAACTATACTTATACAGATGCTCAAATAAAAACAGGTACAGAGAGAGGTTTACAGTTAGGTTTAATTCCCTACTCTGTACTTCAAACTGGTGTAGGTTATGACAATGCAGGATGGCAGGCTAACTTATATGTTACTTACAATAGCGGCGCTCGTAGATCCATCTTCGCTAACTCTACTGACAAGCCTACAGATTTTGCACCATCTTTCGTGAATTTAGATTTGACCGGTCGTATACCTTTAACTACCAATTTAGGATTGACAGTCTATTTAGAAAATCTACTCGGTGAGCAATATGAGCGAGTTAATCGCATCTATAGCCCTGGATTCACTTTTCGTGTGGGTTTAAGTGCCAATTTTTAA